The genomic window CCTCGCGCACCGTGCGGCGGCGCAGGTTGACCGCGTCGGTGGCGATCTCGCACAGACCGGCCCAGAGCGCCGCCTCCGGATCGAGGCTCGCGCCCGCCCCGAAGGCGAGCCGGCCGAGCCCGCCGTCGATCCGTTCGGCGACCGCGGTCACCACCGGGATCGGGAAGCCCATCCGGGTGTCGAAGAAGCGCGCCCGGTAGCCGTACATCGCCAACCGGTCCACCATCGCCCGGGTTTCGGCCCGGGTGCTCCGCTGCGGATCGAGTTCGGGCAGTGCGATCCCGCCGTACCAGCTGAGCAGGAAGGCGTCGCGCTCCACCACCTCCATCAGCCCGAAGTAGACCGCCTCCTCCAGGCAACCGCCGGAGGCGCAGCCGTTGGAGCTCTCCTGGACGAAGCGGTTCCGCAGCCCGCCCGGCGCGTGGTAGTAGGTCAGCACCTCGGGAACCAGCACCGCCCGGTCCTCGCGCAGCGACCAGCCCCAGACCCAGGGGATCGCCCGGCTCGGCGAGAACGGCAGGACGTCCGGCTTGAGTTGGTGGAACTCGGGGCTGTAGAGGCCGCACTCCCTGGGATCGAGCGCCTGTTCGCCCAGCTCGTCGAGGGCCGCCAGCACGGTGCCGCGCCGGCCGCGCGGGCGCATCCCGGCGAACCGCTCCAGGCCTTCCAACAGGCCGACCTGGGTGCTGGTGCGGTAGGCGGCGGTGTGGCCGCCCCAGAACGACTCGCGCAGGTAGCTGCCGGAGCGCATGGTGAAGCAGCCGACGGTCGAGGAGGTGGTGGCCGACACCAGGTCGGGAATCACCGAGGGGCCGAGCATCCCGGCCACCGGGTTCACCAGGGCGGGCAGCGACAGCCGGTACTCCTCGATCCCGCGCAGCCGGAAGTCGTCCGGTGCCGACTTCGGCCGGCTGGTCAGCGTGATGCGGGCCTGCTCGGCGCGGTCCTCGGTGCGCGGGTCACAGTGCGGGCACTCGGCGTCGGGGAGCAGCGGGAAGCCGCTGACCCGCAGCGTCTCCAGGTCCAGCAGGTGCACCGGAGCGGCCTGGGGCCGCTCGCGGCGGGCCGCCAGCAGTGCGGCCAGCGCGTCGGCGAGGAACGGCACCGCCCACGGCGGGTCGCCCACCGCCACGGTGTCGCCGCCGCGTTCGAGCGCCTCGCGCAGTGGCCCGGAGCGCACGGCCTGCCAGCGCCGGGCCAGGCAGCGCGGACAGGGCGAACCGGCGGGGGAGGGGCCGGGCCCGACGATCGCGTGGTGGCCGTACAGGTGCACGGGATCGGCCGGTCCGGCGTCCGAGGCGGCCTCGGCGATGCCCAACTCGTCCTGCACGCCCAGCAGTCGCGGGGGTCTCTGCGGTGCGCCGAGGGCTTGCGTCAGCAGCTCGGCCAGCGCCTCGCGGGTGCGCGCCCAGCAGCCGTCCGCCCGCTCGCACCGTGCATCCGCAGCCTCGCCGCGCGGTCGCTCGACGACCCCGGCGGCCTCAGTGCGCACCCGAAGTCCCGTCGGTCCCGTGGGTGAGAAGCACCTTGACCACCTCGATCCGGCCGGCCCGCAGATCGGGTGCGCCCGCCGGTGCGACCAGCACGTCGCGTCCGGCCTCCCGCAGCCGCTCCAGGACCTGCGCCCAGTCGAGCCGGTCGGCCGGCGCCCCCGGGCCGGCACCGGTCGCGTCGGCACCGGCGACCAGCACGGCCGGATCGAGGTCCCGCACCAGCGGGTCTCCGGCGTCGCCGGAGCCGGGCGCACCCAGGTCGCGTCCGAGCTGGACCAGGCCGAGCAGGTCCCGGGCCGCCGCCAGCACCGCCTCCCGCAGGCTCAGGGCGCCGCCCAGCGCCCAGCGCCCGCGCTCCGCCCCCGGTTCGGTGGCCCGGGCCAGCACCACCGGCAGCGGTTCACCCGGGTCGCCGCCCAGACGCAGCAGCTCCAGCTCCAGGCCGAGGTTCGTGGCCGAGCGGGCCAGGAAGGTGAGCTCGACATCGGCTTCCAGCAGGTCCAGTGGGAGGGTCCGGACCGTGGCAGCGCCGCGCAGCGCCCGCCGCAGCGCGTCGTACGCCAGCGCCGAGCGCAGCGCCCGGGTGATCGCCCCGGCGAGCGTGCCGCCCGCGCCGGTGCCCGCGCTGGTGGCCTCGAAGACGTGGCCGGCGTTGTCGGCCGCCAGCGGACGCAGGGCGGCGGCCGGCACCAGCAGCCGCTCGCCGGTGAGCAGCGAGCGGGCCGGACGCCAGGGCCGCTCGCCGGTGCGCAGCACGCCGCTGGCGGTCGCCAGCCCGGCCGGCTCGATGCGCGCGCAGTCTTCCGTCGCCGCCCGGCCGTGCGGGTCCGCCGCCGGGATCACCCGGTCCGCGTAGACCTCGGCCGCGCGGTAGAGGGCGCGCAGCCGGGCGCCCGCCACGTGGTGCACGTCGAAGGCGGAGATCTTCCGGCGCGCTCCGGGGGCCAGGTTCAGGCGCACCGTGCCGACCTTGAGCGGCGTCTGCTGCCAGCTGTCGTCGGCGAACTCGGTGCAGAGCCCGGCGTGCGCTCGCACCAGCACGGCCCGCGCGTCGAGTTCGGCCAGCGCCTGCTGGGCCGCGGCCTCCTCGGCCGCACCGTCGGCCGGCTCGGTGCGCGGCCGGTCCGCCGCGTCCAGCTCGCCGGTGCTCGGCCACTGGCCCTCGGGCCGGCCCGCCGCCTGCTCGTCGAGCGTGGCGCAGCGCGGGCAGCGCGGATGCGGCAGCAGTGGTTCGGCGGCCACGTCCAGCGAGTCCAGGTGCTGCACGACGAGCTGCCCGTCGGTCTCGGCCGGCAGCGCCTCGGTGGTGAGCCGGAACACCTCGTAGCCGAGCAGGTTGCCGAGCATCGCGGCCAGCGGCCCGCTCGGCTGCCGGTCCCCGGCCGAGAGCGGCGCGAGCGGCGCCACGCGGCTCCACAACTCGGCGCTGTCGGCGGGGTCGGCGCCCGCGCCCAGGCGCAGAGCGGCGCACACCCAGCAACCGGGGCGGCCCTCGGCCATCACCGGCCCGAGCACCGCGCGGTCGCCGATCGTCCAGGCCGGCAGCAGCCGCCGCCCCGGGGGGATGCCCGCCTCCAGCAGCCGCGCGGTCTGCCGGGCTCCGGCGGTGACCACGACGAGGTCGTAGCCGTCGAGCGCATCCCAGTCCACCGGGCCTTTGTCGTCGGCTATCTGATGGAGCGTCAGTTCACAGCCCGCCTCGGCGAGAGCGGCCGTCTCGGCGGCCAGCGCACCGGTCTCGTCCGCCAGGACGCCGGGCAGCAGGCCAAGGGTCGCGCAGCCGTTGCGGATCAGGCTCAGCGCACACCAGCGCGCGAGCTCGTTGTCGCCCAGGACGGCGACCCTGGTACGCCGGTAGCGGGCGAACCGCTCGGCGGCGCCGCCCACGTAGTGGTCGATGTACTCCAGCTGGGCGCCGAAGCGGGCGGCGACCTCGGGGGAGACGGCCTCCGCGTCCGCCTCCGGGGCCGGGCCGGCGTCGCGGGCGAAGCCGCGGCCGTACAGTGCGGCCACCAGCTGGGTGATCATGGCGCGCTGCTGGTCGCCGAGCCCGCTGCAGAGGTCGGCCACGCTGTGCCCGCCGTCCAGGTGCGGGACGAGCAGCGAGGCGAAGCGGTAGGCGTTCTTCGTGGTGAGGCTGAAGCCGCCGTGTGCGTTGTGGAAGAGCACACCGGTGGGCGTGCGGGTGTACAGCACGTCGCGCCGGATCCGCGGGCGCGTGTCGGCGATCTCCTCGTACCGGGCCATGTCCCTCACCCTTCAGGTTCTGCGCAGCGGGGCGGCCGGAAGCCGCGTGGGTCGGGGGTGCTCGGTGGCGCGCTCGGTGCGCCCCACGCCGTCGGCGGGCGGTCCGGTGGCCGGTGCGTGGGTCCAACTCCCGGTGGCGGCACGGGTGAAGGCCAACAGGAGGTCGTGGACCTGGTAGCGGCCGGGCGGGCCTTCGCGCAGCAGTCCGGCCTGCACCAGCCCGGCCAGGACGAGTTCGCCGCTGACCGGGCCGCTCGGCGTGGCCAGGACGCCTGCCCGGTCCGCCGGACCGGGCTGTGGATCCGGACCGGGCTGTGGATCCGGGCCGGTCGCGGCGGCGGGTGCTGCGGGTGTCGCGGGTATCGCGGTGCGGGCGGTCGCCGGGGCGGAGAGCGCCCGCTCGTCCGGTCCATGGGGCCCGTCAGGTGCGCCCGCTGGGGCCGTGGTCGCGGTAGTGGCCGCGCCGGTGGCCGTGGCGGTGGTCGCGGCGGTGGTCGTAGTGGTCACCGACTCGCCGCGCAGGATGGAGAGTTCGAGGCGCCGCAGGGCCGGCCCCGGATCGACGCCGAGCTCCTCCAGGAGGTGGTCGCGGACCCGGCGGTACTCGGCGAGTGCGTCCGCGCGGCGGCCGGTGCGGTAGAGCGCCTCGATCAGCTGCTCCCAGAACCGCTCGTGCACCGGGTGCGATCTCGCCGCCGACCAGAGTTCAGCGAGCACCTCGCGACATCGTCCGAGGGCGAGTTCGATGTCATAGGCCCGTTCGGCGGTCCGCAGCCACTCCTCGGTGAGCCGGGGGACCTCCTCGCGGTGCAGCGCGTCGGACGGCACATTGCCCAGCACCGGTAGTTGCCACAGTGCCAGCGCCTCCCGTAACAGGCCCAACTCGGCTTTCTGATCGGCTGCTTGGTCGGCCCGCCGGAGTAACTCGCGAAATTCGAGCAGGTCGAGGGTGCCGGTGTCGACGGCCATCCGGTAGCCGCCGGGCAGCGCCTCGATGGCGTGTCCGGCGATGCCGTACTTGGCGAACAGCCGACGCAGGCGCAGCACGCAGGAGTGCAGGGCGGCCTTGGCGGTGGCCGGGGTCTCCTCGCCCCAGATCGCCCGTTGCAGCCACTCGACGGAGACCACCGCGTTCGGGCGGACCAGCAACGCGGCCAGCAGGGTGGCGGGTTTGGAGGGCTGGAGCACGGCGGTCTCCCGCCGGTCCGCGATGGCCAGCAGGCCGAGCACGGTGAACCGGGTGGCTCCGTCGCCGTCCTGCTGCGTTCCTGTGCTCCCGCTCACGGCTCACCCCCTGTGGTCACGGTCGTCGACCGGCCGGTGCCAGTTCTGCCCGTTTCCGTCCGCCGGAAGCTACTGGCCGAAAGTCGATCAAGTCAACGACTTCGACAGGCATTTGAGTGAACTTCCTGCCAATGCTCAGGCATGCCCCCAGGTCTGGACCTGCGCCGACGCCGGCGAAGGGGCAGCTCAGCGGCCGGGCGCCGTGCAGTCGGTGAACGGCGATTCCACCGGGCGGCGGAACAGGGCTGCCCAGAGGAACGGTTCGCCGAAGCAGGCGGACTCGGCCGGCTCGTCGCGCATCCGGCGCAGCGAGACTTCCGTCAGGCCGGCGAAGATCCAGCGCAGCGCCTGCGGGGTGTAACCGAGCCCGCCCTGCAGGCCGGCTTCGTGGTACAGGGCGGCATCCGGCAGCTCGGAGCCCATCGCCCCCGCCGCAAAGCAGGTGAGCGCCAGCCGGCCGCCGGGGGCCAGGACGCGATCGATCAGCGCGAGGTAGCTGATCCGGCGGTGCGGCGGCAGGTGGTGGAAGCAGCCCGAGTCGTAGACCAGGTCGTACGGGCCGGGCAACTCGCCCTCGGGCAGCGCGAACGCGTCGCCTTGGACGAACCGGACGCGCTCCCCGCCGGGCGTCGCGCGGGCGCGTTCCTCGGCCCAGGCGATCGCTGTCGGTGAGAGGTCCACGGCGTCCACCCGGAACCCCAGCGCGGCCAGGTGCAGCGCGTTGCGCCCCGGACCGCACCCCAGCTCCAGCGCCCGCCCGGGGGTGAGCAGTCCGCGCTCCAGGTAGTCGACCAGCGTCTCGTCCGGCTTCGCCACGAAGAACGGCACCGCCCGGTCGCGGTCGGCGTAGAAGCGGTCCCACCAGTCGGCCGCCCCGCCCGTCCAGCGGTCGGCCCCCGGCGCGAACAGCCCGTCGAGCAGTTTCAGCACATCGTCCACGGTGCGGATGTTCCGGTCCATCAAATCCCCTTCCCTGAGGGGGAGATGCTAGGACCGGAACCCGCAGATGCCCAGCTCGGCGCAGGTGCCCGACGTGGCCGGAGCCATGACCGGGCCGCCGCCCCGACCTCGCCGGGCCCCTCACCCGCACCCGCCCGGGGCGGACCGGCCAGCCCCGGCCCGAAGGCCGTGAAGGGCACGTTCAGGGCTTCGCCCAGGCAGGTTTCTAAAATTCTTCTCCGGCCAGCCCGACAGGCTCCTAGCGGCTCACCTTGCGTCTGCTCCAGGCCGGGCTGACCAGGCCGACCAGCACGACCGCGAAGCCGATCTGCAGCAGGTGCCGGATCCAGTCGATCCCGGAGGTGTGCCGCACGCCGATCCAGCCGGCCACGGCGTTGCCGAGCAGGGCGCCCACGGCGCCGAGTACGACGGTGAGCCAGAGCGGGATGGCCTGCGGGCCGCGCAGCAGCAGCCGGGCCAGCAGGCCGAGGACGAGACCGATGATGAGGATCCACACGATCTGGAACATGACGCCTCCGGTGGAACAGCAGGCCCCTGGTGGAGCGCGGGCGCTCGGGCCGCGCCCGGACGGCGGTCGCCGCCGTGCGGGAACGCCTCTCAAAGGCTAAGCCGTCACCCACCGGCCCGGCATCCGCTGGGTCCGGGGCGGGCCGCCCGCCGCCTCAGGCGAGCGCCGCCGTCAAGCGGGCCGCGTGGCGGCGCAGGTGCGCCGCGTCGCGGCGGTACAGGGAGTCGTGGCCGGCGGCCAGGTGGCCGGCGAAGGCGGCGTTGCCCTGGGCGGCCTGCTGGTGGAGGTGCCGCACGAGCTGGTCCAGGCGCTCGGCGGCGGTGCGGACCAGGGCTGCGCGGTCGCCGGCGGCCAGGCGGTAGGCATCGGCGAACAGGCGCAGCCGGCGGGCCTGTTCGCCGACCGACAGGGTGAAGTCGGGGTTGTCCGGGGCGGTCAGCGGGACGAAGCGGTAGGCGGCGTAGCCGACGTCGTGGATCCGGGGGCCGGGGTGTGCGGCGTCGAAGTCGATGAACGCCACCGGCTCGCCGTCACGGAAGACGCAGTTGTACGGGGCGATGTCCCCGTGGCAGACCACCTCGGCCGGCTCGCTCGCCGGCCGGTACCAGCGGGCGTCGGCGGGCGGGGCGAACCCGGCCGTCGCGTCGTGGTACTCGCGCAGCAGCCTGCCCACGGCCCGCAGGGTGGCGTCCGAGCGGGCGTGGGCCGGCAGCGGGTACCCGGGCACCTGGCCGGGGAGGAAGTCGAGGATCTCCCGGCCCTCGGCGTCGAGGCCGTGGGCGCGGGGCGAGCCGGTGAAGCCGGCCGCCCGCAGGTGATCCAGCAGCGCGTGGACGGTGGGTGTCCAGTCGCCGGTGGGCCGCCGGACGGTCGAGCCGCTGCGGACCACGTGGTTGACGCCGCCACCGGTGAGGAGCTGCTCGGTCGACGGGTGGTCGTCCGGCACGTTGCCCGCCCCCGTCCTCAGGCCGTCCGAGCCGGCAGGGCACGGACGGCGGCCACCAGGGGGGCGAGTTCGGGGCGGGCGGCGGCGTCGGTGAGGGCCTCGGCGAGGGCGGTGTCGTTGGTCGGACGGGCTTCGGCGAGCAGGGCCCGGCCCGCGTCGGTGACCTCGGTGTAGATGCCGCGCCGGTCGTCGGGGCAGAGGTAGCGGGAGAGCAGGCCGCGGTCCTCCAGCCGGGAGACCAGGCGGGTGGTGGCGCTCTGGCTGAGCAGCACCGACTCGGCGACCTGGCTCATCCGCAGGTGGCCGCCCTCGCCGGAGTGCTGGCCGCTCAGCACGTTCAGCAGGGAGTACTCGCGCACGCTCAGCTCGTGGCCGGCCTGCAGGGCCCGCTCGATGTGGGCCTCGATCCGGCTGTGCAGGGCGGAGAGCGCACACCAGCCCTGTGCGAGGCCCTGTCCGACCTGCTCACTCACGTTCCGCTCCTCCGCGCCATGCCCCGCCACGCCTTGCCCTGCCACGCCTTGCCCTGCCACGCCTTGCCCTGCTGCGCCATGCGATGCCGTGCCGTCCTATGTCACGCCGTGCACCAGGATAGCTCCAGATCGAAATAGCCCGTGCTTGCAAGTATCCGGCGTCTGCAATTATTGTCGAAGCTTGTAATGCTCGAACGCAACAACCATGGAGGGTGGCTTCCCATGCCCCTCGCACTGCTGGCCCTGGCGATCGGCGCCTTCGGCATCGGCACCACCGAATTCGTCGCGGCAGGGCTGCTGCCCCAGGTGGCCGCGGACTTCGGCCTCTCGATCCCCACCGCGGGCTTCCTGGTCACCGGCTATGCGCTCGGGGTGGTGCTGGGCGCCCCGCTGCTGACCGCGCTGGGCACCCGGATCCCGCGCAAGCAGATGCTGATGCTGCTGATGGGCG from Kitasatospora sp. NBC_01250 includes these protein-coding regions:
- a CDS encoding MarR family winged helix-turn-helix transcriptional regulator encodes the protein MSEQVGQGLAQGWCALSALHSRIEAHIERALQAGHELSVREYSLLNVLSGQHSGEGGHLRMSQVAESVLLSQSATTRLVSRLEDRGLLSRYLCPDDRRGIYTEVTDAGRALLAEARPTNDTALAEALTDAAARPELAPLVAAVRALPARTA
- a CDS encoding TOMM precursor leader peptide-binding protein — encoded protein: MARYEEIADTRPRIRRDVLYTRTPTGVLFHNAHGGFSLTTKNAYRFASLLVPHLDGGHSVADLCSGLGDQQRAMITQLVAALYGRGFARDAGPAPEADAEAVSPEVAARFGAQLEYIDHYVGGAAERFARYRRTRVAVLGDNELARWCALSLIRNGCATLGLLPGVLADETGALAAETAALAEAGCELTLHQIADDKGPVDWDALDGYDLVVVTAGARQTARLLEAGIPPGRRLLPAWTIGDRAVLGPVMAEGRPGCWVCAALRLGAGADPADSAELWSRVAPLAPLSAGDRQPSGPLAAMLGNLLGYEVFRLTTEALPAETDGQLVVQHLDSLDVAAEPLLPHPRCPRCATLDEQAAGRPEGQWPSTGELDAADRPRTEPADGAAEEAAAQQALAELDARAVLVRAHAGLCTEFADDSWQQTPLKVGTVRLNLAPGARRKISAFDVHHVAGARLRALYRAAEVYADRVIPAADPHGRAATEDCARIEPAGLATASGVLRTGERPWRPARSLLTGERLLVPAAALRPLAADNAGHVFEATSAGTGAGGTLAGAITRALRSALAYDALRRALRGAATVRTLPLDLLEADVELTFLARSATNLGLELELLRLGGDPGEPLPVVLARATEPGAERGRWALGGALSLREAVLAAARDLLGLVQLGRDLGAPGSGDAGDPLVRDLDPAVLVAGADATGAGPGAPADRLDWAQVLERLREAGRDVLVAPAGAPDLRAGRIEVVKVLLTHGTDGTSGAH
- a CDS encoding GlsB/YeaQ/YmgE family stress response membrane protein — protein: MFQIVWILIIGLVLGLLARLLLRGPQAIPLWLTVVLGAVGALLGNAVAGWIGVRHTSGIDWIRHLLQIGFAVVLVGLVSPAWSRRKVSR
- a CDS encoding class I SAM-dependent methyltransferase; protein product: MDRNIRTVDDVLKLLDGLFAPGADRWTGGAADWWDRFYADRDRAVPFFVAKPDETLVDYLERGLLTPGRALELGCGPGRNALHLAALGFRVDAVDLSPTAIAWAEERARATPGGERVRFVQGDAFALPEGELPGPYDLVYDSGCFHHLPPHRRISYLALIDRVLAPGGRLALTCFAAGAMGSELPDAALYHEAGLQGGLGYTPQALRWIFAGLTEVSLRRMRDEPAESACFGEPFLWAALFRRPVESPFTDCTAPGR
- a CDS encoding AfsR/SARP family transcriptional regulator is translated as MSGSTGTQQDGDGATRFTVLGLLAIADRRETAVLQPSKPATLLAALLVRPNAVVSVEWLQRAIWGEETPATAKAALHSCVLRLRRLFAKYGIAGHAIEALPGGYRMAVDTGTLDLLEFRELLRRADQAADQKAELGLLREALALWQLPVLGNVPSDALHREEVPRLTEEWLRTAERAYDIELALGRCREVLAELWSAARSHPVHERFWEQLIEALYRTGRRADALAEYRRVRDHLLEELGVDPGPALRRLELSILRGESVTTTTTAATTATATGAATTATTAPAGAPDGPHGPDERALSAPATARTAIPATPAAPAAATGPDPQPGPDPQPGPADRAGVLATPSGPVSGELVLAGLVQAGLLREGPPGRYQVHDLLLAFTRAATGSWTHAPATGPPADGVGRTERATEHPRPTRLPAAPLRRT
- a CDS encoding phosphotransferase enzyme family protein, translated to MPDDHPSTEQLLTGGGVNHVVRSGSTVRRPTGDWTPTVHALLDHLRAAGFTGSPRAHGLDAEGREILDFLPGQVPGYPLPAHARSDATLRAVGRLLREYHDATAGFAPPADARWYRPASEPAEVVCHGDIAPYNCVFRDGEPVAFIDFDAAHPGPRIHDVGYAAYRFVPLTAPDNPDFTLSVGEQARRLRLFADAYRLAAGDRAALVRTAAERLDQLVRHLHQQAAQGNAAFAGHLAAGHDSLYRRDAAHLRRHAARLTAALA
- a CDS encoding TOMM precursor leader peptide-binding protein, with amino-acid sequence MLTQALGAPQRPPRLLGVQDELGIAEAASDAGPADPVHLYGHHAIVGPGPSPAGSPCPRCLARRWQAVRSGPLREALERGGDTVAVGDPPWAVPFLADALAALLAARRERPQAAPVHLLDLETLRVSGFPLLPDAECPHCDPRTEDRAEQARITLTSRPKSAPDDFRLRGIEEYRLSLPALVNPVAGMLGPSVIPDLVSATTSSTVGCFTMRSGSYLRESFWGGHTAAYRTSTQVGLLEGLERFAGMRPRGRRGTVLAALDELGEQALDPRECGLYSPEFHQLKPDVLPFSPSRAIPWVWGWSLREDRAVLVPEVLTYYHAPGGLRNRFVQESSNGCASGGCLEEAVYFGLMEVVERDAFLLSWYGGIALPELDPQRSTRAETRAMVDRLAMYGYRARFFDTRMGFPIPVVTAVAERIDGGLGRLAFGAGASLDPEAALWAGLCEIATDAVNLRRRTVREEHRLRAMAADFDQVRVLHDHPLLYGLPEMARHADFLLRSDGASPRASSPPTTSPRASSPPTTSPPASSPRASSPLADPASLARGPGAIRPGDDLREDLEQCVAAVTGAGFDVIVVDQTMPEQRALGLCTASVLVPGLLPIDFGWRRQRALTMPRLRTAPLRAGLRDRELSDADLNWAPHPFP